A single region of the Sorghum bicolor cultivar BTx623 chromosome 7, Sorghum_bicolor_NCBIv3, whole genome shotgun sequence genome encodes:
- the LOC110437121 gene encoding F-box/kelch-repeat protein At1g22040-like, producing MGAFLSSAATKEDQQWVHGEAPRPDSSKKMRLSTPLCSHGHPRLIPGLPDEISMQILARMPRMEYLKAKMVSWSWKAAVTGAELYRLRKELGVAEEWLYILMKMADDQKLVWHAFDPVSNQWQRLPLMPGISHSRVYGLGLGDLVSAGISIFDIIRGWLGQKELLGSIPFCGCAVGAVDGCLYVLGGFSRASTVKCVWRYDPAVNSWQEVSPMSTGRAFCKTSLLNNKLYVVGGVSKGKNGLAPLKSAEVFDPATGVWAEVPDMLFSKSQALPMALADLLKPIATGVTSYRGKLYVPQSLYSWPFAVDVGGEIFDPERNSWEQMPTGMGEGWPARQAGTKLSVVIDGNLYALEPATSSGSAKIKMYDAQEDTWKVAVSQVPVGAFAESDSPYLLVGFLGKLHLIIKDVGSKINVMQTDSLEPLDSPALSAGTTCQVPDVSLEQADVWKAIASKSITAAELVSCQVLSI from the coding sequence ATGGGGGCGTTCTTGAGCTCCGCCGCCACCAAGGAGGACCAGCAGTGGGTGCACGGCGAGGCTCCGAGACCAGATTCCTCCAAGAAGATGCGGCTTTCGACCCCTCTCTGCAGCCACGGCCACCCGAGGCTGATCCCGGGGCTCCCGGATGAGATCTCTATGCAAATCCTCGCGAGGATGCCGCGGATGGAGTACCTCAAGGCCAAGATGGTCTCGTGGAGCTGGAAGGCGGCGGTAACTGGCGCAGAGCTGTACCGGCTGAGGAAGGAGCTCGGCGTGGCCGAAGAGTGGCTGTACATACTGATGAAGATGGCAGATGATCAGAAGCTGGTTTGGCATGCTTTCGATCCGGTTAGCAACCAGTGGCAGAGGCTGCCACTTATGCCTGGGATCAGTCATAGCAGAGTCTATGGGTTGGGCTTGGGGGATCTGGTGAGCGCTGGCATAAGTATCTTTGACATTATCAGAGGCTGGCTTGGTCAGAAGGAATTGCTAGGCAGTATACCATTCTGTGGCTGTGCCGTCGGCGCGGTTGATGGTTGCCTCTATGTTTTGGGTGGGTTCTCTAGAGCTTCCACGGTGAAATGCGTGTGGAGGTATGATCCCGCTGTCAATTCATGGCAGGAGGTGAGCCCGATGAGCACCGGGCGTGCCTTTTGCAAGACTAGCCTGTTGAACAACAAGCTGTATGTTGTTGGCGGTGTCAGCAAAGGCAAGAATGGGTTAGCTCCGCTAAAATCCGCTGAAGTGTTTGACCCAGCAACTGGGGTTTGGGCTGAGGTGCCAGATATGTTATTCTCCAAATCGCAAGCTCTACCGATGGCCTTAGCTGATCTACTGAAGCCTATTGCTACTGGAGTGACCTCGTACCGAGGGAAGCTATATGTTCCTCAGAGCCTTTATTCCTGGCCCTTTGCTGTTGATGTTGGTGGAGAGATCTTTGATCCGGAGAGAAATTCATGGGAACAAATGCCTACAGGCATGGGTGAAGGTTGGCCTGCAAGGCAGGCTGGAACGAAATTGAGCGTTGTTATAGATGGCAATCTGTATGCCTTGGAGCCAGCAACTTCTTCTGGCAGTGCAAAGATAAAGATGTACGATGCTCAAGAGGATACTTGGAAGGTTGCTGTAAGCCAGGTACCCGTTGGTGCCTTTGCCGAGTCAGATAGTCCTTATTTGCTTGTTGGATTTCTTGGAAAGCTCCATTTGATCATCAAGGATGTGGGTAGCAAAATCAATGTCATGCAAACGGACTCTCTGGAGCCATTGGATTCGCCAGCCCTTTCGGCTGGCACAACATGTCAAGTCCCAGATGTCTCCTTGGAGCAGGCAGATGTTTGGAAAGCCATCGCGTCGAAGAGTATCACAGCTGCTGAACTTGTCAGCTGTCAGGTTCTCAGCATTTGA
- the LOC8074058 gene encoding pre-mRNA-splicing factor SLU7: protein MATASVTFKSREDHRKQLELEEARKAGLAPAEVDEDGNEINPHIPQYMSSAPWYLNAEKPSLKHQRKWKSDPNYTKSWYDRGAKLFQANKYRKGACENCGAMTHDKKSCMERPRNVGAKWTNVNIAPDEKVESFELDYDGKRDRWNGYDPSTYTRVIADYEAREEARKKYLKEQQLKKLEEKDTEKDDENVGSEDDEEDGLRIDEAKVDESAQMDFAKVEKRVRTTGGGSTGTVRNLRIREDTAKYLLNLDVNSAYYDPKTRSMREDPLPDADPNDKFYVGDNQNRLSGQALEFKQLNIHAWEAFEKGQDIHMQAAPSQAELLYKSFKVKKEMLKSEHKDKIMEKYGNAASEDTIPRELLLGQSEREIEYDRTGRIIKGQDVSLPKSKYEEDVFINNHTTVWGSWWKDHQWGYKCCKQTIKNSYCTGLAGIEAAEASADLMKANMARKEAAEDEPVQHEEKRLATWGTDVPQDLVLDPKKLAESLKKEKGRRNEERDEKKRKYNVHFDDQVTVEDMEAYRMTKIHHDDPMRAFLK, encoded by the exons ATGGCGACCGCTTCAG TGACTTTCAAGTCACGGGAGGATCACCGGAAGCAGCTCGAACTCGAGGAGGCGCGCAAGGCGGGGCTCGCCCCTGCGGAGGTCGACGAGGATGGAAACGAGATCAATCCCCATATCCCCCAGTATATGTCCTCAGCTCCATGGTATCTTAATGCCGAGAAGCCG AGTTTGAAGCATCAACGGAAGTGGAAGTCAGATCCGAACTACACCAAGTCGTGGTATGATAGGGGTGCAAAGCTTTTCCAGGCCAACAAGTACAGGAAAGGCGCTTGCGAAAA CTGTGGAGCCATGACTCATGACAAGAAGTCTTGCATGGAACGGCCTCGAAATGTGGGAGCTAAATGGACAAATGTCAACATAGCTCCTGATGAGAAAGTTGAATCATTTGAGCTGGACTATGATGGAAAGCGTGATCGTTGGAATGGTTATGACCCATCGACCTACACTCGTGTTATCGCTGACTATGAAGCTAGAGAAGAGGCTAGGAAAAAGTATCTGAAAGAGCAGCAGCTCAAGAAACTTGAGGAGAAGGATACTGAGAAGGATGATGAGAACGTGGGTAgtgaagatgatgaagaagatggcCTGAGGATAGATGAGGCCAAAGTTGATGAGAGTGCCCAGATGGACTTTGCTAAGGTAGAGAAGCGTGTGCGCACAACTGGTGGTGGAAGCACCGGTACTGTTAG GAACTTGCGTATCAGAGAAGACACGGCAAAATATCTTTTGAATCTTGATGTCAACTCTGCATATTATGATCCAAAAACCCGTTCCATGAGGGAAGACCCCTTGCCAGATGCTGATCCAAATGATAAGTTCTATGTG GGTGACAACCAAAATCGTCTTAGTGGTCAAGCTCTGGAGTTTAAGCAACTCAATATCCATGCATGGGAAGCTTTTGAAAAGGGTCAAGATATCCATATGCAAGCAGCCCCATCTCAAGCAGAACTACTGTACAAGAGCTTCAAGGTCAAGAAAGAAATGTTGAAGTCTGAACATAAGGATAAAATTATGGAGAAGTATGGGAATGCTGCATCAGAAGATACAATTCCTCGGGAGCTACTTCTTGGGCAAAGTGAGAGAGAGATTGAGTATGACCGTACTGGTCGAATAATCAAAGGACAG GATGTATCTCTTCCCAAGAGCAAATATGAAGAGGATGTATTCATTAATAATCACACAACTGTGTGGGGTTCATGGTGGAAAGATCATCAATGGGGCTACAAGTGCTGCAAGCAGACTATCAAGAATAGTTACTGCACAGGCTTGGCTGGAATAGAAGCTGCTGAGGCATCAGCAGATCTAATGAAGGCCAATATGGCCCGCAAGGAGGCCGCAGAAG ATGAACCTGTACAACATGAAGAAAAGCGATTAGCCACTTGGGGAACTGATGTGCCTCAGGATCTTGTTCTTGATCCGAAGAAGCTCGCGGAATCTCTAAAGAAG GAGAAAGGAAGGAGGAATGAGGAGAGGGATGAGAAGAAGAGGAAGTATAACGTGCACTTTGACGATCAGGTTACTGTAGAAGACATGGAGGCCTACCGTATGACGAAGATTCACCACGATGATCCTATGAGAGCTTTTCTCAAGTGA
- the LOC8066136 gene encoding uncharacterized protein LOC8066136, which translates to MSCFGVTTMPTTTDTYYYASSSSSGRPAGPGGGGGRRPWRWWRAKCVGIAAAVGYRLRRSVIGGVDVRRRRRTSSTSVHYSQNGWCHHHHQRSFAPVYVDDLYSHHHHLQQQQPAAKALRGVVQQEPSTSARDNKQLATTAAAAPATAPARDTAAGGGSGKQQQQQQARAMAAGVGAMRNVLLRSPGRGGGVLGVVKGMGEVDLRAELFIRKFREDMRLQSQRSAEEFQAMLARGL; encoded by the coding sequence ATGTCTTGCTTCGGCGTGACCACCATGCCGACGACGACGGACACCTACTATTAcgcgtcctcgtcgtcgtcggggcGGCCGGCGGgcccaggcggcggcggcggaaggaggccgtggcggtggtggCGTGCCAAGTGCGTCGGCATCGCGGCGGCCGTCGGGTACAGGCTCCGGAGGTCCGTCATCGGGGGTGTCGACGTCCGCCGCCGTCGGCGCACGTCGTCGACCTCCGTGCACTACTCGCAGAACGGCtggtgccaccaccaccaccaacggAGCTTCGCGCCGGTCTACGTCGACGACCTCTacagccaccaccaccacctgcagcagcagcagccagcagccaAGGCCCTCCGCGGCGTCGTGCAGCAAGAGCCGAGCACCAGCGCCCGCGACAACAAGCAGCTGGCGACAACGGCGGCTGCAGCACCCGCCACTGCACCCGCGCGTGacaccgccgccggcggcgggagcggcaagcagcagcagcagcagcaggcgcgtGCCATGGCGGCGGGCGTGGGCGCGATGAGGAACGTGCTGCTGCGGAGCCCCGGCAGAGGCGGAGGCGTGCTCGGGGTGGTGAAGGGGATGGGGGAGGTGGACCTCAGGGCGGAGCTCTTCATCCGCAAGTTCAGGGAGGACATGCGGCTGCAGAGCCAGCGCTCCGCGGAGGAGTTTCAGGCCATGCTCGCAAGAGGCCTATGA
- the LOC8074057 gene encoding uncharacterized protein LOC8074057, which translates to MASATATATATGAAAAAPAFALASSLSRRGFLPLPRRAGRPVPQSLRLVASAVRRRRGAVVVAADAAAAAGSAEFGDEENPYELLGIRPLDSFDHMKMAYKKKRKDAEETGDDEFLAKLDRAYDTVMMQQLQYRKKGVTYGSVEVSKDIKYADNQPMVPWGPRFSRSTVKDMRINMAISAAFVVWIAIMGNADWKPLQFLCFAFFYRILQKLRATEPAITPIYNEYGEVEGRGIRMAKRVVRALGLIFGCVFTASLGYTAAVNLIELSMQYTPRVVYYYQELIVTAAASVLLYITASYYR; encoded by the exons ATGGCGtccgcgacggcgacggcgacggcgaccggcgctgctgcggcggcgcccGCATTCGCTCTCGCATCGTCTCTCTCTCGCCGCGGCTTCCTCCCGCTCCCTCGTCGCGCCGGCCGGCCCGTGCCCCAGTCGCTACG GCTCGTCGCGTCAGCCGTGAGGCGGCGCCGCGGCGCGGTCGTGGTGGcagcggacgcggcggcggcggctgggagCGCGGAGTTTGGCGACGAGGAGAACCCGTATGAG CTTCTGGGCATCAGGCCGCTTGATAGCTTCGACCACATGAAGATGGCCTACAAGAagaagcgcaaggacgccgaggAGACTGGAGACGACGAGTTCCTTGCCAAG TTGGACAGGGCCTACGACACTGTCATGATGCAGCAGCTGCAGTATCGGAAGAAGGGAGTCACATACGGGTCTGTTGAG GTGTCTAAGGATATCAAGTATGCTGATAATCAACCAATGGTGCCTTGGGGACCAAG ATTCTCCAGATCCACAGTGAAGGATATGCGCATAAATATGGCAATATCAGCAGCATTT GTTGTTTGGATAGCTATTATGGGCAATGCAGACTGGAAGCCTTTGCAGTTCCTATGTTTTGCTTTCTTCTACAGAATACTACAGAAGCTAAGAGCTACTGAACCAGCAATAACTCCAATATACAAT GAATATGGTGAGGTTGAAGGAAGAGGGATAAGAATGGCAAAAAGAGTAGTCCGTGCTTTGGGTTTGATATTTGGATGTGTGTTCACTGCATCCCTG GGTTACACAGCAGCTGTTAACTTGATTGAGCTTTCAATGCAGTATACTCCCCGTGTTGTTTATTACTACCAG GAGCTGATTGTTACTGCGGCTGCCTCTGTTCTTCTGTACATCACAGCTTCATACTACCGATAA